From one Clostridium cylindrosporum DSM 605 genomic stretch:
- a CDS encoding DUF346 domain-containing protein yields the protein MFNNELDYCPYCPEEVTCPREHEHIRNFDDVEDSSEVLFDDFLYEYDFFDETRDEDHTIERNVFLPPPTAGRWSQWEDLGGVLSSGPGASSQGPGRLDTFVAGSDRALFHKFWNGSRWSNWQSLGGTITSSPAAVSSRNNRVNVFARGTDNAMWYISWNGSRWSRWESLGGVLTSAPAAASTAPNRINTFVRGSDNALWHKWWNGTRWSNWESLGGRLTSSPTAVSWGQNRIDVFARGQGDRLIHRWWNGSRWSNWQDLGGRLTSAPAVSSRGPNRLEVFARGTNNQLMTMSWNGSRWSNWSNLGGIITSDPAAVSWGPNRTDVFARGTNNAMWHIWRN from the coding sequence ATGTTTAATAATGAACTTGATTATTGTCCTTACTGCCCTGAAGAAGTTACTTGCCCACGTGAACATGAACATATAAGGAACTTTGATGATGTTGAAGATTCTAGTGAAGTTCTATTTGATGACTTCTTGTATGAGTATGATTTCTTCGATGAGACTAGAGATGAAGACCATACTATAGAAAGAAATGTCTTTCTTCCCCCTCCTACAGCTGGCAGATGGAGCCAGTGGGAAGACCTTGGTGGCGTTTTATCCTCAGGTCCAGGGGCTTCTTCTCAAGGACCTGGTAGGCTTGATACTTTTGTAGCAGGAAGTGATAGAGCTCTATTTCATAAGTTTTGGAACGGCTCAAGGTGGAGTAATTGGCAAAGCCTTGGTGGAACAATAACATCTTCTCCTGCTGCGGTTTCATCTAGAAACAATAGAGTTAATGTATTTGCTAGAGGTACAGATAATGCTATGTGGTATATATCTTGGAATGGCTCCCGTTGGAGTAGATGGGAAAGCCTTGGTGGAGTATTAACATCTGCACCTGCTGCTGCATCTACTGCACCTAACAGAATAAATACTTTTGTGCGCGGTTCTGACAATGCTCTTTGGCACAAATGGTGGAACGGAACACGCTGGAGTAACTGGGAAAGTCTTGGTGGCAGATTAACTTCATCACCTACTGCTGTTTCATGGGGGCAAAATAGAATCGATGTATTTGCCCGTGGACAAGGTGATCGTCTTATTCACAGATGGTGGAATGGTTCCCGTTGGAGCAATTGGCAAGACCTTGGTGGTAGGTTAACTTCAGCTCCTGCAGTTTCCTCTAGAGGACCAAATAGACTTGAAGTATTTGCTAGAGGTACAAACAATCAATTAATGACTATGTCATGGAATGGTTCACGCTGGAGCAATTGGTCAAACCTTGGAGGTATTATAACTTCAGACCCTGCTGCTGTATCCTGGGGACCAAATAGAACCGACGTATTTGCTAGAGGTACAAACAATGCTATGTGGCATATTTGGAGAAACTAA
- a CDS encoding endonuclease/exonuclease/phosphatase family protein, producing MIGLKIEGDATFSVMTWNIYLGADLTPMIAATPMQIPQRVTELFRQFLATNFPSRAKTIANQISLNKPDIIGLQEVAIWELIPPNSNKVVYDFLDILLYELKSKGVEYEVATQNKNAEATLPSSEGNYICLKDRDVILIRKNSDLKITRKWESNFKTNLQVNVIGQTVSIRRGWSAVDISLKGYDFRVVNTHLEPFSHEVQVSQANELLLGPGKTNLPLFFIGDFNSKADRSSTKTYENLIASGFKDIWTISGKGDGFTCCQNPDLLNADSYLNERIDFILLKNNINLDIIEAKLIGDSKESRTKTKLWPSDHAGIIGRFKLNILK from the coding sequence TTCAGTTATGACATGGAACATTTATTTAGGTGCGGATTTAACTCCTATGATAGCTGCAACTCCTATGCAAATCCCTCAAAGAGTTACAGAATTGTTTCGGCAATTCCTTGCGACAAATTTTCCAAGCCGTGCAAAGACTATTGCAAATCAAATTAGTTTAAATAAACCTGATATTATAGGATTACAGGAGGTAGCTATATGGGAACTAATTCCTCCTAATTCTAATAAAGTTGTATATGACTTTCTAGATATTCTTCTATATGAATTGAAATCTAAGGGAGTAGAATATGAAGTCGCCACACAGAATAAAAATGCAGAGGCTACACTTCCCAGTAGCGAAGGGAATTATATATGTCTAAAGGATCGAGATGTTATTTTAATTCGTAAAAATTCAGATTTAAAGATTACTAGAAAGTGGGAGTCAAACTTTAAAACTAATTTACAAGTTAATGTAATAGGACAGACAGTTTCTATTCGAAGAGGATGGTCAGCTGTTGATATTTCATTAAAAGGATATGATTTTCGAGTAGTTAATACTCATTTAGAACCATTTTCCCATGAAGTACAGGTTTCACAGGCAAATGAATTATTATTAGGTCCAGGAAAGACAAATCTTCCATTATTTTTTATAGGGGACTTTAACTCAAAAGCTGATAGAAGTAGTACAAAGACATATGAAAATTTAATTGCCTCAGGTTTTAAAGATATTTGGACTATTTCTGGGAAAGGTGATGGATTTACCTGTTGTCAGAACCCTGACCTTCTAAATGCAGATTCATATTTAAATGAGAGAATAGATTTTATATTATTAAAAAATAATATAAATCTTGATATTATTGAAGCAAAGTTAATAGGAGACTCCAAGGAAAGTAGAACAAAAACAAAACTTTGGCCATCTGACCATGCAGGTATAATTGGAAGGTTTAAGTTAAATATTCTTAAATAA